The stretch of DNA ACTTCATGGTGATGCTTGTCGCAGGGCAGGCCCATTTCGAGCATCGTCGACACCATCTCGGCGCGGATGTCGACCGCGCTGTCGACCGGCGCGACCGGGAAATAGCCGCCCTTGGCGCGCGGGCGGTGGCCCAGATTGCCGGCGTCATAGGCGCGGCCGGTGTTGGTCGGCAGCTCGATGTCGTCGATCCGGTAATAGCTGGTGTTGTAGCCGTTTTCGAAGCGGACATCGTCGAACATGAAGAACTCGGCCTCGGGGCCGACATAGATGGTGTCGCCGATGCCGGTCTGCTTCAGATAGGCCTCGGCGCGCTTGGCGGTCGAGCGCGGGTCGCGGGCATAAAGCTCGCCGGTCGACGGTTCGACCACGTCGCAGAACAGGATCAGCATCGGCGTGGCCGAGAAGGGATCGACATAGGCCGCGTCCAGATCCGGCTTCAGGATCATGTCGCTCTCGTTGATCGCCTTCCAGCCGGCGATCGACGAGCCGTCGAACATCAGGCCGTCGGTCAGCGCGTCCTCGTCCATCACCCCGGCGCACATCGACAGATGCTGCCACTTGCCGTTGGGATCGGTGAAGCGCAGATCGACCCACTCGATCTCCTCTTCCTTGATGCGCTTCAGAATATCGGCAGCGGTGGTCGGCATCAGTCTGTCCTTGGTCAGGCCCCGGGCCGGCATGGCCGGGGCGGGTGGAGGTTGGGGCGCCGGCGCCCCGGAAAAGGCGGCACCGGCGGCCGCCCCGAAGGATGCGTCCGCGCCTTACAGCGCGTCATTGTCCCGTTCGCCGGTGCGGATGCGCAGCGCGGTTTCGACCGGCAGGACGAAGATCTTGCCGTCGCCGATCCGGCCGGTCTTGGCGGCGTTGCTGATCGCCTCGACCACCCGTTCGGCCAGTTCGTCGGCAACGACGACCTCAAGCTTCACCTTGGGCAGGAAATCGACGACATATTCGGCGCCGCGATACAGCTCGGTATGGCCCTTCTGGCGGCCAAAGCCCTTGGCCTCGGTCACGGTGATGCCGGATACGCCGACCTCGTGCAGCGCCTCCTTCACCTCGTCGAGCTTGAAGGGTTTGATGATCGCTTCGATCTTCTTCACTGGCTGCTCATCCCCCGGGCGTGTGTCCGCCGCCTGACCCTGCATAAGCCCGCCGCCCGGCGAGTCGCAAGCAAGCGCCGCTGCAAATGCGAAATGTCCCGCCCGTCTGCCCATTTGCTGGGCAGGCGGGCGGCAAATGGCGCGCAAACAGGCAGTTTTGCGAAGGCGGCCGGGCGCAATCAGCGGGTGCCGACCGATCCGCCCGCGCGGGCCTGCTGCTGGCTGCGGGCATAATGCGCCTCGCCGGTCACATAGGCGCGCAGCGCCTCCGCCCCCGCCGGGTCGAGCACGGCGCGGAAGCTGACCATGCCGCGGTCGGTGAGCGCGCCGTCCAGCACCACCGACCGCCAGGCCGCCGCATCGCCCAGCAGGCCCGACCGGCGCAGATCGGGGGTCACCCCGCCGCCCACCGCGCCCGAGCCGTGGCAGACCGAGCAATAGCGCGCGAACAGCCGCTTGCCGGCCAGCACCGTGTCGGCCGATGCGGTCTGGGCGGGCGGATCAAAGGGCAGGTCGGCCGTCTCCACCGCCGGCAGCCGGGCCGTGCCGCCCAGCTTCAGCACGATGAGGCGCGGGATGCTCGGCACCTGATTGGCCGCCCCGCCGGCCGCGCCCGCGGTCAGCGGCCATGCGCCGCCCCGGCCGGTGGTGAACGCCACATATTGCGTGCCATCCAGCGTATAGGTCGCCGGGGCCGCCATCACCCCCGACTGGGTGGGCAGCGCCCAGAGCTGACGGCCGCTGTCGGCGGCATAAGCGCGCAGCTCGCCCAGCGCCGTGCCCTGGAACACCAGATTGCCCGCCGTCGCCAGCGTGCCGCCATTCCAGGGCGTCGGATAATCGACGCGCCAGCGCGCGCGCCGCGCCGCCGGGTCCCACGCCACAAGCGCGCCGCGCGTCGCGGCGATCGCTGCCTTGACCAATGCCGGGTCGCGCGGCAACCCGCCCTCGGTCAGGTTTGTGCCGGTGTTGAAGCCGAGCGGGCGCGGCTGATCGTCGCCGGGTAGCAGCGGCGGCAGATAGGCAAAGGCGATGTCGTTGACCGGCAGATAGACAAGCCCGGTGGCCGGGCTGAAGCTCATCGGCTGCCAGCTGTGCGCGCCGATCGGCGCGGGGACGGCGAGGAACGGCTTGCCGGTCCGGTAAAAGCGCGCCTCGGGCGCCTCGATCGGCCGCCAGGTCGCGGGATCATAGCCGGTCGCCCAGTTCACCTTGGTGAACATGTCCGCCGACAGCGGCCGCCCGCTGCGCCGGTCAAGGACGAAGAAAAAACCGTTTTTGGGCGCGTGATACAGAACCGGCCGCCCGTCCAGTTCGGCCAGGATGATCGGCTGGGTCGCCGTATAGTCCCAGGTCTCGCCCGGCGTTTCCTGATAATGCCACAGATATTCGCCGCTGTCGGGGCTGAGCGCCACGATCGACGACAGGAACAGATTGTCGCCTTCGCCGCCCGAGCGCAGGCCGTGGTTCCACGGATTGCCGTTGCCGACGCCGATATAAAGCTGGTCGAGGGCTGCGTCATAGACGATCGCATCCCACACCGTGCCGCCGCCGCCCGATTGCCGCCACTGGCCGCCGGCCGACCAGGTCGCCGCCGCATGGGTGCCGAGCGCCCGGTCCGAGGCCTCGCCGTCCGGCCGCCCATCGGGGTTGGGGACCGTGTAGAAGCGCCATTTTTTCGCGCCGGACGCCGCGTCATAGGCGGTGACATAGCCGCGCACGCCGAACTCGGCCCCGCCATTGCCGATCACCACCATGTCCTTCACGATCCGGGGGCGCCGGTGATCGTGTAGGGGCGGGCGGGATCGGTGGTCTGCACGCTCCACAGCAACCGCCCGCTCGCTGAATCGAGCGCGATCAGCCGCCCGTCGAGCGTGCCGACGAACACCCGCCCCTTCCACACCGCGACGCCGCGATTGACGACGTCGCAACAGGCGCGGACGGCGGTTTCGCCGGGAACCTTGGGATCATGCGTCCACAGCAGGCGCCCGGTGCGCGCGTCATAGGCGAACACCTTGGACCATGGGCCGGTCAGATACAGGACGCCGTCGACCATCACCGGCGTCGCTTCCTGGCCGCGCGCATCGGGCAGATCGGTCCACCAGGCGATGCCCAGCTGCGCGACATTGCCGGCGTTGATCGCATCGAGGGGCTGAACCGCCGCTCGTCCGATCCGCCGCCGACCGACGGCCAGTCCGCGCCATTGCCGCCCCTGGCCAGATAGGCGGCATCGACGCCGCTGCCGGGTTTTGCGCCGCCCGCCTTGCCGCCGCCCGGCGCGCCCGCCAGCGCATGGGGATTAGCCGCCGCAACGCCGACCATCAGCGCCGCCACCATCACTGCCCGCATCCATCCTCTCCTGCCTGGTGCCGCGATCGTGCGCCGCGGTCATCTGGCCGGGGAGAGTGCCGAGATCAGTTGTAAATCGCTACTTCTTTTTTGCGCCTTGCGGCACCGGGGGGTGTTTGCGTTGCGCCTTGCGGCGCAGGGGGTGTTTGTGCTGCGCCTTGCGGCGCAGGGCGGCACCAGCCCGCACCCCCACCCGGCCTCCCACATGATACTGCCGTTGGGAGGCCGGGTGGGGGAGCGGGCCGGTGCCGCGATCCAAACTAAAGACTCCCGCCTTGGCGTAAACGATCCAGCCTTACAGATAGGGCTGGTCGAG from Sphingomonas changnyeongensis encodes:
- a CDS encoding P-II family nitrogen regulator — protein: MKKIEAIIKPFKLDEVKEALHEVGVSGITVTEAKGFGRQKGHTELYRGAEYVVDFLPKVKLEVVVADELAERVVEAISNAAKTGRIGDGKIFVLPVETALRIRTGERDNDAL
- a CDS encoding outer membrane protein assembly factor BamB family protein, whose amino-acid sequence is MVVIGNGGAEFGVRGYVTAYDAASGAKKWRFYTVPNPDGRPDGEASDRALGTHAAATWSAGGQWRQSGGGGTVWDAIVYDAALDQLYIGVGNGNPWNHGLRSGGEGDNLFLSSIVALSPDSGEYLWHYQETPGETWDYTATQPIILAELDGRPVLYHAPKNGFFFVLDRRSGRPLSADMFTKVNWATGYDPATWRPIEAPEARFYRTGKPFLAVPAPIGAHSWQPMSFSPATGLVYLPVNDIAFAYLPPLLPGDDQPRPLGFNTGTNLTEGGLPRDPALVKAAIAATRGALVAWDPAARRARWRVDYPTPWNGGTLATAGNLVFQGTALGELRAYAADSGRQLWALPTQSGVMAAPATYTLDGTQYVAFTTGRGGAWPLTAGAAGGAANQVPSIPRLIVLKLGGTARLPAVETADLPFDPPAQTASADTVLAGKRLFARYCSVCHGSGAVGGGVTPDLRRSGLLGDAAAWRSVVLDGALTDRGMVSFRAVLDPAGAEALRAYVTGEAHYARSQQQARAGGSVGTR
- a CDS encoding outer membrane protein assembly factor BamB family protein, with the protein product MGRAAVQPLDAINAGNVAQLGIAWWTDLPDARGQEATPVMVDGVLYLTGPWSKVFAYDARTGRLLWTHDPKVPGETAVRACCDVVNRGVAVWKGRVFVGTLDGRLIALDSASGRLLWSVQTTDPARPYTITGAPGS